The Chlorocebus sabaeus isolate Y175 chromosome 16, mChlSab1.0.hap1, whole genome shotgun sequence genome window below encodes:
- the KRT26 gene encoding keratin, type I cytoskeletal 26 yields the protein MSFRLSGGSRRICSRTGPGRLSGGGTGFVAGNVCVGSGAGSSFSCTLGGISSGGSFCNSGGGLGSGACPGFLGNEHSLLSGNEKVTMQNLNDRLASYLDHVRALEEANADLEQKIKGWYEKCEPGSFRGHNHDYSRYFPVIEDLKRQIISATTCNASIVLQNDNARLTADDFRLKCENELALHHSVEADTNGLRRVLDELTLCTTDLEIQCETLGEELTYLKKNHEEEMEVLQCTAGGNVNVEMNATPGVDLTVLLNNMRAEYEDLAEQNCKDAEAWFNERSATLQQQISNDEGAATAARNELTELKRNLQTLEIELQSLMAVKHSYECSLAETEGNYCNQLQQIQDQIGVMEEQLQQIRTETEGQKLEYEQLLDVKIFLEKEIEIYCNLLDGEERKSKSTCYKSKGCRSVNSGNQGKDSAKETIVKTVVEELDQIGSVLSLRVHSVEEKSSKISNITVEQRVPSKAP from the exons ATGTCTTTTCGACTTTCTGGTGGATCCAGGCGGATCTGCTCGCGAACTGGGCCTGGTAGGCTGTCCGGTGGAGGAACAGGCTTTGTGGCTGGGAATGTGTGTGTTGGGTCGGGAGCAGGAAGCAGCTTTTCTTGTACTCTTGGGGGCATCTCTTCTGGAGGAAGCTTCTGCAATAGCGGTGGAGGGTTGGGAAGTGGTGCCTGTCCTGGTTTTCTTGGCAATGAGCACAGCCTCCTCTCTGGGAATGAAAAGGTGACCATGCAGAATCTCAATGACCGCCTGGCATCCTACCTGGACCATGTGCGTGCTCTGGAGGAGGCCAATGCAGACCTGGAGCAGAAGATCAAGGGCTGGTACGAGAAATGTGAGCCTGGCTCTTTCCGGGGACACAATCATGACTATAGCAGATACTTCCCAGTCATTGAAGATCTTAAAAGGCAG ATTATTTCTGCAACCACCTGCAACGCCAGCATTGTTCTACAAAATGACAATGCCAGACTGACCGCTGATGACTTCAGGCTGAA GTGTGAAAATGAGCTGGCTCTGCACCACAGTGTTGAGGCCGACACCAATGGTCTTCGCAGAGTGTTGGATGAGCTGACCCTCTGTACAACCGACCTGGAGATACAGTGTGAGACCCTCGGTGAGGAATTgacctacctcaaaaaaaatcaCGAGGAG GAGATGGAAGTCTTGCAGTGTACAGCTGGGGGGAATGTGAACGTGGAGATGAATGCAACCCCAGGAGTGGACCTAACTGTCCTGTTAAACAACATGAGGGCTGAGTATGAGGACTTGGCTGAGCAGAACTGCAAAGATGCTGAAGCCTGGTTCAATGAGAGG AGTGCAACGCTGCAACAACAGATTTCCAATGATGAGGGAGCAGCCACAGCAGCCAGAAATGAGCTGACCGAATTGAAACGCAACCTGCAAACCCTGGAAATAGAACTTCAGTCCCTCATGGCTGTG AAACATTCCTATGAATGCTCCTTGGCTGAGACTGAAGGAAATTACTGCAATCAACTCCAGCAAATTCAGGATCAGATCGGGGTGATGGAGGAACAACTGCAACAGATTCGAACAGAAACAGAAGGCCAGAAGCTGGAGTATGAACAGCTTCTTGACGtaaaaatctttttagaaaaagaaattgaaatttatTGCAACTTACTAGATGGAGAAGAAAG AAAAAGCAAATCCACATGTTACAAATCGAAAGGATGCAGGTCTGTGAATTCTGGAAATCAAGGCAAAG actcagcaaaagaaactattgtcAAAACAGTGGTTGAGGAACTGGATCAAATTGGCAGTGTCCTTTCACTGAGAGTCCACTCAGTTGAAGAAAAGTCCTCTAAAATAAGCAACATTACAGTAGAGCAACGAGTACCTTCTAAAGCACCATAA